The following are from one region of the Halarcobacter sp. genome:
- a CDS encoding murein transglycosylase domain-containing protein, with the protein MNFKVIIFLTLFLFTGCTVNDVYSLSRAAMSKDPSMAFKSLAKSKAISYAQNPDKLSKDLTFLSSFVNEITKSWGKDNVKIPKQKEYVKYLQNYKSRALIDFDTGIVTVETLDSKESLKNAIVTTLLLPDDPRAADLFGAKKIKLGDTPYLLGEVKDDQNKDIRYQWRANRYADILMKNRLKEKNIKDGNKNLKVTYVTIPMVKDHGSVRVNKFKPLVEKYAKRYNLSKNLVYAIIKTESNFNQFAVSSAGAFGLMQIVPSSAGQDAYKYVKGKNQKPSSSYLFNAQNNIELGSAYIEILNTKYLKGITNEVSKEYCVISAYNTGSGNVLKTFSKNRNTAVNIINKKSALEVYNTLKNNLPYEETRRYLNKVITYKKEFVNI; encoded by the coding sequence ATGAATTTCAAAGTAATAATTTTTTTAACTCTATTTTTATTTACTGGCTGTACTGTAAATGATGTGTATTCACTTTCAAGAGCAGCAATGAGTAAAGATCCGTCAATGGCTTTTAAATCTTTAGCAAAATCAAAAGCTATTTCATATGCGCAAAACCCTGATAAATTATCAAAAGACTTAACATTTTTAAGCTCATTTGTTAACGAAATAACAAAAAGCTGGGGAAAAGATAATGTTAAAATTCCAAAACAAAAAGAGTATGTAAAATATCTTCAAAACTATAAAAGTAGAGCCTTAATAGATTTTGATACAGGAATAGTAACAGTTGAAACACTAGATTCAAAAGAAAGTTTAAAAAATGCGATTGTAACAACTTTGCTTTTACCCGATGATCCAAGAGCAGCAGATCTTTTTGGAGCAAAAAAGATAAAACTTGGAGACACTCCTTATCTTTTAGGAGAGGTAAAAGATGACCAAAATAAAGATATAAGATATCAATGGAGAGCAAATAGATATGCTGATATTCTTATGAAAAATAGATTAAAAGAAAAAAATATAAAAGATGGAAATAAAAACCTAAAAGTAACTTATGTAACTATTCCTATGGTTAAAGATCATGGTTCTGTAAGAGTAAATAAATTTAAACCACTGGTGGAGAAATATGCAAAAAGGTACAACTTAAGTAAAAATCTAGTTTATGCAATAATAAAAACAGAAAGTAACTTTAATCAATTTGCAGTTAGTAGTGCAGGAGCTTTTGGCCTTATGCAAATAGTACCAAGTAGTGCAGGACAAGATGCCTATAAATATGTAAAAGGAAAAAATCAAAAACCCTCATCTTCTTACCTTTTCAATGCCCAAAATAACATTGAACTAGGAAGTGCTTATATAGAAATACTAAACACTAAATATCTAAAAGGAATCACAAATGAAGTTTCAAAAGAGTATTGTGTAATTAGTGCATATAATACAGGTAGTGGAAATGTTTTAAAAACATTTTCAAAAAATAGAAATACTGCTGTAAATATTATAAATAAAAAATCTGCTTTAGAAGTTTATAATACCTTAAAAAACAATCTTCCTTATGAGGAAACAAGAAGATATTTAAATAAAGTAATCACTTACAAAAAAGAGTTTGTAAATATTTAA
- a CDS encoding sodium-dependent transporter, which produces MNTFSRIGFILAAAGSAVGLGNIWKFPYVTGENGGGAFVLIYLLAIALIGLTIFIAESYIGKEARTNAAHAYQLVSKSKKRAWRWAGFQIFTGIVILSFYAFIIGWILNYILLSFSGFPSDIKEAESVFTNLITMEIGTQILFHTIVTLTIIFIILKGVKEGIEKLNLILMPLLGLILIGLLLYSLTLDSFSQAIEFMFMPDWSKINENAILAAVGQAFFTLSLGMGIIITYSASMGKETNFVKSSIMVALVDTSVAIVAGIIIFSFLFSAGAESTAGPGLVFISLPLIFSTWGIFGQIVGCAFFVALLFAGITSAVSLLEPPLMYLMEKFNMTRVKATIIAGTFFYILGIVALLSMSKSFGELLTFFDKSLFDWLDYLTSSIAMPISGFITCIFLGYFVDQEELKAKFTTHVNIRLYKVWLVLIRFVVPVAIVLLFLNKLGVI; this is translated from the coding sequence ATGAACACATTTTCAAGAATTGGTTTTATATTAGCAGCAGCAGGTTCTGCTGTTGGTTTAGGAAATATATGGAAATTTCCATATGTAACAGGAGAAAACGGTGGAGGCGCATTTGTTTTAATATATTTACTTGCAATTGCTTTAATTGGTTTAACTATATTTATAGCAGAATCATACATAGGGAAAGAAGCAAGAACAAATGCAGCACATGCTTATCAGTTGGTTTCAAAAAGTAAAAAGAGAGCATGGAGATGGGCTGGATTTCAAATCTTTACAGGTATAGTGATTTTATCATTTTATGCATTTATTATTGGTTGGATTTTAAACTATATTTTACTTTCATTTAGTGGTTTTCCAAGTGATATAAAAGAAGCTGAAAGTGTATTTACAAACCTTATAACTATGGAGATTGGAACACAAATACTGTTTCATACAATTGTTACACTAACTATTATATTTATTATCTTAAAAGGTGTAAAAGAGGGAATTGAAAAATTAAATCTGATTTTAATGCCACTTTTAGGATTGATATTAATTGGTTTATTATTATACTCTTTAACACTTGATTCTTTTTCACAAGCAATTGAGTTTATGTTTATGCCTGATTGGTCTAAAATAAATGAAAATGCAATTTTAGCAGCTGTAGGACAAGCATTTTTTACTCTTTCTCTTGGTATGGGTATTATTATCACTTATTCAGCTTCTATGGGAAAAGAAACAAACTTTGTAAAATCTTCAATTATGGTTGCTTTGGTTGATACTTCTGTTGCTATTGTTGCAGGTATTATTATCTTCTCATTTCTTTTTTCAGCTGGGGCTGAAAGTACAGCTGGACCTGGTTTAGTTTTTATCTCTTTACCACTTATATTCTCAACTTGGGGAATTTTTGGTCAGATAGTTGGTTGTGCCTTTTTTGTAGCACTATTATTTGCAGGGATTACTTCAGCGGTATCTTTACTAGAGCCACCATTGATGTATTTAATGGAAAAATTTAATATGACAAGAGTAAAAGCTACTATTATAGCTGGAACTTTTTTCTATATTTTAGGAATTGTAGCTTTATTATCTATGAGTAAAAGTTTTGGAGAACTTCTAACATTTTTTGATAAAAGTTTATTTGACTGGTTAGATTATTTAACTTCATCAATTGCTATGCCTATTTCTGGATTTATAACTTGTATTTTCTTAGGATATTTTGTAGATCAAGAGGAATTAAAAGCAAAATTTACAACTCATGTAAATATTAGACTATATAAAGTTTGGTTAGTATTAATTAGATTTGTAGTTCCAGTTGCAATTGTATTATTATTTTTAAATAAACTTGGAGTTATTTAG
- a CDS encoding DEAD/DEAH box helicase — MNNKFAELNLNPSILKAIELQDYDTPTKVQKKVIPIVNKGIDVIAASKSGTGKTAAYVLPMLNKINSNLNFNNRVLRGLVLVPTRELVEQVSKSLADYGQFLKVKHTKVMGGASRTKQSQVIATGVDIVVATAGRLLDLVREEILDLSSVNFIVLDEADTMLEMGFLEEIEEIFSMCSPRRQIVMCSATISQNINKLAKEFLNEPVTVQVHDRRDKVNLINHRAFKIDKKKKKELVTKLIKDSTYDQILLFVNKKDAADAAIEHFNTQGVKAAAIHGDIEYKQRVQSIKDFRNKKIQVLIATDIAGRGLDIEKLPLVINYNLPETTDDFTHRVGRTGRAGNTGEVISILTTEDYNHFTKIERNLKLNVKREVHEAFPLKDRQPRQKVQAKKKLSEKKGRKAPVKKEPAKSKKTTKRDSNRSFRR; from the coding sequence ATTAATAATAAATTCGCTGAATTAAATTTAAATCCATCTATTTTAAAAGCAATAGAGTTACAAGATTATGATACTCCAACAAAGGTTCAAAAAAAAGTAATTCCTATAGTTAATAAAGGGATTGATGTTATTGCTGCATCTAAATCAGGTACAGGGAAAACAGCTGCATATGTACTTCCAATGTTAAATAAAATAAACTCTAATTTAAATTTTAATAATAGAGTTTTAAGAGGACTTGTTTTAGTTCCTACAAGGGAACTTGTAGAACAAGTTTCAAAATCTTTAGCTGATTATGGGCAGTTTTTAAAAGTAAAACATACAAAAGTTATGGGTGGAGCTAGTAGAACTAAACAATCTCAAGTAATTGCAACTGGTGTTGATATTGTAGTTGCAACAGCAGGTAGACTTTTAGATTTAGTTAGAGAAGAGATTCTTGATTTAAGTTCTGTAAATTTTATTGTTTTAGATGAAGCTGATACAATGCTTGAGATGGGGTTTTTAGAAGAGATTGAAGAGATATTTTCAATGTGTTCACCAAGAAGACAAATTGTTATGTGTTCTGCAACAATCTCACAAAATATCAATAAACTTGCAAAAGAGTTTTTAAATGAACCAGTTACTGTTCAAGTACACGATAGAAGGGATAAAGTAAACTTAATAAACCATCGTGCATTTAAAATTGATAAAAAGAAAAAGAAAGAGTTAGTTACAAAACTTATAAAAGATTCTACTTATGATCAAATCTTACTTTTTGTAAATAAAAAAGATGCAGCTGATGCTGCAATTGAACATTTTAATACTCAAGGTGTAAAAGCAGCTGCTATACATGGAGATATTGAATATAAACAAAGAGTTCAATCAATAAAAGATTTTAGAAATAAAAAAATACAAGTTTTAATAGCTACAGATATAGCAGGAAGAGGTTTAGATATCGAAAAACTTCCATTAGTTATAAATTACAATTTACCTGAAACAACAGATGATTTTACCCATAGAGTAGGGCGAACAGGTAGAGCTGGAAATACAGGTGAAGTAATCTCTATACTTACAACAGAAGATTATAATCATTTTACAAAAATAGAAAGAAATTTAAAACTAAATGTAAAAAGAGAAGTTCATGAGGCTTTCCCTTTAAAAGATAGACAACCAAGACAAAAAGTTCAAGCTAAAAAGAAATTAAGTGAGAAAAAGGGTAGAAAAGCTCCTGTAAAAAAAGAGCCTGCAAAATCTAAAAAAACTACAAAAAGAGATTCTAACAGAAGTTTTAGAAGATAG